One genomic window of Myxococcus stipitatus includes the following:
- a CDS encoding type II secretion system F family protein gives MLVGSSALLFAGAVGFLGLGLYQTLFETFLSEVRDESAGGMKGAGSVAIRRLGAFNRRFIWPSYEAKARRNLIKAGEPQGYKPEDIMALQEVSAVVGLLMGLFMLNGLGQNLVWSLLFLLFGMYYPLLWLNDQVKKRHLQISRALPYNLDLLTLSVEAGLDFTAALAKVVEKGKAGPLREELQLVLKQLKMGKTREEALKSMIVRVDLPALTTFVTALIQADKMGTSLGKVLRIQSTQMRIDRTQRAEKLAGEAPVKMLFPLIACIFPTVFMVLFGPIVFQFFFGDLAG, from the coding sequence GTGTTGGTCGGCAGCTCGGCGCTCCTGTTCGCGGGCGCGGTGGGCTTCCTCGGGCTCGGCCTGTACCAGACGCTGTTCGAGACGTTCCTGTCGGAGGTCCGCGACGAGTCCGCGGGCGGCATGAAGGGCGCCGGCTCCGTGGCCATCCGCCGGCTGGGCGCGTTCAACCGCCGCTTCATCTGGCCCAGCTACGAGGCCAAGGCCCGTCGCAACCTCATCAAGGCGGGAGAGCCCCAGGGCTACAAGCCCGAGGACATCATGGCGCTGCAGGAAGTCAGCGCCGTGGTGGGCCTGCTGATGGGGTTGTTCATGCTCAACGGGCTCGGACAGAACCTCGTTTGGTCCCTGCTGTTCCTGCTCTTCGGCATGTACTACCCGCTGCTGTGGCTGAACGACCAGGTGAAGAAGCGCCACCTGCAGATCAGCCGCGCGCTGCCGTACAACCTGGACCTGCTCACGCTGTCCGTCGAGGCCGGTCTGGACTTCACCGCCGCGCTGGCGAAGGTGGTGGAGAAGGGCAAGGCGGGGCCGCTGCGCGAGGAGCTGCAGCTGGTGCTCAAGCAGCTGAAGATGGGCAAGACGCGCGAAGAGGCGCTCAAGAGCATGATCGTCCGCGTGGACCTGCCGGCGCTGACGACGTTCGTCACCGCGCTCATCCAGGCGGACAAGATGGGGACCAGCCTCGGCAAGGTGCTGCGCATCCAGTCCACGCAGATGCGCATCGACCGTACGCAGCGCGCGGAGAAGCTCGCCGGCGAGGCGCCCGTGAAGATGCTCTTCCCGCTCATCGCGTGCATCTTCCCCACCGTGTTCATGGTCCTCTTCGGACCCATCGTGTTCCAGTTCTTCTTCGGTGACCTCGCGGGGTGA
- a CDS encoding type II secretion system F family protein, giving the protein MFAGIVLLLVTGSVFFFSLVIFSVLSKAYEQYQERYVAKSMNDLSDMFLFIDARQMLVLNIACMCLLGILSYIIFNPILAVLATVFGFFLPMLMVKHYRKRRIKKFNVQLVDALQAMANAFKAGLTFPQAIEHVAREAMPPLSQEFGLFVKEVKLGVPLEEALINMGRRVGSDDLELVVVSTNIARQLGGNMAEMFETISMVIRERFRLEGKIDALTSQGKLQGWIVAAMPAVLGMVLNYMRPDLMEPMMDHYFGWILVVLIAIMEVMGILIIRRIVNIDI; this is encoded by the coding sequence ATGTTCGCTGGTATCGTCCTCCTACTCGTCACCGGCTCGGTCTTCTTCTTCAGCCTGGTGATCTTCAGCGTCCTGTCGAAGGCGTACGAGCAGTACCAGGAGCGCTACGTCGCCAAGTCGATGAACGACTTGAGCGACATGTTCCTCTTCATCGACGCACGCCAGATGTTGGTCCTCAACATCGCGTGCATGTGCTTGCTGGGCATCCTGTCGTACATCATCTTCAACCCCATCCTGGCGGTGTTGGCGACGGTGTTCGGCTTCTTCCTGCCGATGCTGATGGTCAAGCACTACCGCAAGCGCCGCATCAAGAAGTTCAACGTGCAGCTGGTGGACGCGCTGCAGGCCATGGCCAACGCGTTCAAGGCGGGCCTCACGTTCCCGCAGGCCATCGAGCACGTGGCGCGCGAGGCGATGCCGCCGCTGTCCCAGGAGTTCGGCCTCTTCGTGAAGGAAGTGAAGCTGGGCGTTCCCCTGGAAGAGGCGCTCATCAACATGGGCCGCCGGGTGGGCAGCGACGACCTGGAGCTGGTGGTGGTGTCCACCAACATCGCGCGCCAGCTGGGCGGCAACATGGCGGAGATGTTCGAGACCATCTCCATGGTGATCCGCGAGCGCTTCCGCCTGGAGGGCAAGATCGACGCGCTCACCTCGCAGGGCAAGCTGCAGGGGTGGATCGTGGCGGCGATGCCCGCGGTGCTGGGCATGGTGCTCAACTACATGCGGCCGGACCTGATGGAGCCCATGATGGACCACTACTTCGGGTGGATCCTCGTGGTGCTGATCGCCATCATGGAAGTGATGGGCATCCTCATCATCCGCCGCATCGTCAACATCGACATCTGA
- the cpaB gene encoding Flp pilus assembly protein CpaB: MLKGKTPLVVALVLGLLAGVIAYSAIKKKEADVRRGWNLVPVVVAAQDIPEGTVITFEMISQRSVPEQFVTSSVVRPDSASYVVNQKVLVALQAGDPLLWSQFETTKAAERLSSKVQKKMRAMTIEAKNTTAVGGWIRPNDHVDIIGTFRDPQTDENVGVTLLQNIIVVATGKITGTTNVNLIPEGQRDYNNVSLMVLPEEAEILVLATELGALTLSLRNEDDVDLIEERGRATISTLLSGERTRVLEAKRREIIQIIKGGSDKAAAAGAQ, from the coding sequence ATGTTGAAGGGCAAGACTCCGCTCGTTGTCGCGCTCGTGCTCGGCCTGCTGGCCGGCGTCATCGCGTATTCCGCCATCAAGAAGAAGGAAGCGGACGTGCGCCGTGGATGGAACCTGGTCCCGGTCGTCGTGGCGGCCCAGGACATCCCCGAGGGGACGGTCATCACCTTCGAGATGATCTCCCAGCGTTCCGTGCCGGAGCAGTTCGTCACCTCGTCGGTCGTCCGGCCGGACTCCGCCTCGTACGTGGTGAACCAGAAGGTGCTCGTGGCGCTGCAGGCGGGTGATCCGCTGCTGTGGAGCCAGTTCGAGACGACCAAGGCCGCCGAGCGCCTGTCCTCGAAGGTGCAGAAGAAGATGCGCGCGATGACCATCGAGGCCAAGAACACCACGGCCGTCGGTGGCTGGATCCGCCCCAACGACCACGTGGACATCATCGGCACATTCCGCGACCCGCAGACGGACGAGAACGTCGGCGTGACGCTGCTGCAGAACATCATCGTCGTGGCGACGGGCAAGATCACCGGCACCACGAACGTGAACCTCATCCCCGAGGGCCAGCGCGACTACAACAACGTGTCGCTGATGGTGCTGCCCGAGGAGGCGGAGATCCTGGTGCTCGCGACGGAGCTGGGCGCGCTGACGCTCAGCCTGCGCAACGAGGACGACGTGGACCTCATCGAGGAGCGCGGCCGCGCGACCATCAGCACGCTGCTGTCGGGTGAGCGCACCCGCGTGCTCGAGGCGAAGCGCCGGGAGATCATCCAGATCATCAAGGGTGGTAGCGACAAGGCCGCCGCCGCTGGCGCCCAGTAA